In the Ochrobactrum sp. Marseille-Q0166 genome, one interval contains:
- a CDS encoding sugar ABC transporter permease: protein MTETSLDASRAASGTRRHSDLHKQRIQSAWLFLAPTLLVLALVAGWPLLRTIYFSFTNASLTSLATAEFVGFKNYLTWITLKSGKTVYRGLLADPAWWDAVWNTIRFTIFSVSLETLFGLIVALVLNAQFRGRGLVRAAILIPWAIPTIVSAKMWGWMFNDQFGILNHILLNLGIISQKIAWTANPDTAMIAVLIVDVWKTTPFMALLILAGLQMVPSDIYEAAKIDGVHPIKVFTRVTLPLIRPALMVAVIFRMLDALRIFDLIYVLTPNNAQTKTMSVFARENLFDFDKFAYGATASTVLFLIIAAITVLYMFFGRVNLSGKGE, encoded by the coding sequence ATGACGGAGACCTCTCTTGATGCATCAAGAGCGGCATCGGGAACCCGACGCCACTCGGACCTCCACAAGCAGCGTATTCAGTCTGCGTGGTTGTTTCTTGCACCGACACTTCTTGTTTTGGCGCTCGTTGCTGGATGGCCGCTGCTCCGTACCATCTATTTCAGCTTCACCAATGCATCGTTGACCAGTCTAGCGACTGCCGAATTTGTCGGCTTCAAGAATTATCTGACATGGATAACCCTCAAGAGCGGCAAGACAGTTTATCGCGGGCTTCTAGCGGACCCGGCCTGGTGGGATGCCGTATGGAACACCATCCGATTCACAATTTTCTCGGTCAGCCTTGAAACACTGTTCGGCTTGATCGTGGCTTTGGTGTTGAATGCGCAATTTCGAGGCCGCGGACTGGTGCGTGCCGCAATCCTCATACCATGGGCCATCCCGACCATTGTGTCGGCCAAAATGTGGGGTTGGATGTTCAACGACCAGTTCGGCATTTTAAATCATATTCTGCTCAATCTCGGCATTATCAGCCAGAAAATCGCCTGGACCGCCAATCCGGACACGGCCATGATTGCGGTTCTGATTGTCGATGTCTGGAAGACGACGCCTTTTATGGCGCTGCTGATCCTTGCCGGTTTGCAAATGGTGCCATCTGACATTTACGAAGCCGCTAAAATCGATGGCGTTCACCCGATCAAAGTTTTCACGCGCGTGACACTTCCGCTGATACGCCCTGCCCTGATGGTCGCCGTTATCTTCCGTATGCTGGATGCGTTGCGCATCTTTGACCTGATTTACGTACTGACACCAAACAATGCCCAGACAAAAACCATGTCGGTTTTTGCGCGCGAAAATCTCTTTGATTTCGACAAATTCGCTTATGGGGCCACGGCATCAACGG
- a CDS encoding ABC transporter substrate-binding protein, producing the protein MNMLKGGLTACVALGLTTTFATAAEISIAANSTGDNIKFLQEQISKFEKDTGNKVNIVAMPSSSSEQFSQYRLWLAAGNADIDVYQTDIVWAPQLSDQFVDLTEATKDVTGTHFPSIVASQTVNGKLVALPFYTDAPALFYRKDLLEKYGKPVPKTWGEMTATAKEIMDKERADGKADLWGFVFQGNAYEGLTCNALEWVKSSGGGQIVEADGTISVNNEQTAAALDRAKGWINTISPQGVLAYQEEESRGVWQTGNAVFMRNWPYAYALGNNDDSAVKGKFDVAPLPAGADGEAPSSALGGWNLAVSKYSTKQDAAIALVKYLASPEVQKTQAIEISRLPTIQALYDDQEIIAAQPFMANWKPIFRNAVPRPSAATKVKYNEVSSKFWNAVHKTLSGNGTAAENLELLEVELTELEGSGW; encoded by the coding sequence GGCTGACGACAACGTTTGCTACAGCCGCTGAAATTTCAATTGCCGCAAATTCAACCGGCGACAATATAAAATTCCTGCAAGAGCAGATTTCGAAATTTGAAAAAGACACCGGCAATAAAGTCAATATCGTTGCCATGCCGTCATCCAGCAGCGAGCAATTCAGCCAGTATCGACTTTGGCTTGCAGCGGGTAATGCCGATATCGACGTTTATCAAACAGATATTGTTTGGGCGCCACAGCTCTCTGATCAGTTTGTGGATCTGACCGAAGCCACCAAAGATGTGACTGGCACACATTTTCCTTCAATCGTTGCCTCGCAAACCGTGAATGGAAAGCTGGTCGCTCTGCCATTTTACACCGACGCACCAGCGCTTTTCTATCGTAAGGATTTGCTTGAAAAATACGGCAAACCCGTCCCGAAAACTTGGGGTGAAATGACGGCAACTGCCAAAGAAATCATGGATAAAGAACGTGCAGATGGCAAAGCCGACCTCTGGGGTTTTGTGTTTCAGGGAAATGCATATGAAGGTCTGACCTGCAACGCCCTTGAATGGGTCAAATCATCGGGCGGCGGCCAAATCGTTGAGGCCGATGGTACAATTTCGGTGAATAATGAACAGACCGCAGCAGCACTTGACCGAGCAAAAGGCTGGATTAACACCATTTCGCCGCAAGGTGTGCTTGCCTATCAGGAAGAAGAATCTCGGGGTGTCTGGCAGACAGGCAATGCCGTTTTCATGCGAAACTGGCCTTATGCTTATGCGCTCGGCAACAATGACGACAGCGCGGTGAAGGGCAAGTTTGACGTCGCACCTTTACCCGCAGGCGCGGACGGCGAGGCCCCCTCCTCTGCACTTGGCGGCTGGAACCTAGCCGTATCCAAATATTCGACAAAGCAGGATGCCGCGATTGCGCTGGTGAAATATCTCGCTTCACCCGAAGTGCAAAAGACACAGGCTATTGAAATTTCTCGCCTTCCAACGATTCAAGCTCTGTACGATGATCAGGAAATCATCGCAGCACAGCCTTTTATGGCGAACTGGAAACCAATATTCCGAAACGCAGTCCCTCGCCCTTCAGCTGCTACCAAGGTGAAATACAATGAGGTTTCGTCCAAGTTTTGGAATGCGGTGCATAAAACGCTTTCCGGAAACGGAACCGCAGCTGAGAACCTTGAATTGCTTGAAGTCGAACTGACCGAACTCGAAGGTTCTGGCTGGTAA